The nucleotide sequence CAAGGCCATTTCGTACGGGCCGTAAATGGTAGGTTGCAAGGAGCCGTTTTCAACGTACATCTGTTCGTGTAGGCCGGCACTGATTCCCATAATAATGGCACCTTCACATTGCGCCCTCACTTGGTCGGGATTGACGGCGATTCCGGGGTCGAGGGCACAGGTTACCTTATGCACCTTGATCTTTCCATCTTCAATCGATACCTCGGCGACTTGGGCACAGGGTGTTCCACTATCAATGGATGCGGCAAGCCCCATGGCACGACCGTTCACGGCCTGGTCAACATAACCCGCCTTTTCCACAGCGGAACTTGGTGCCTTTTAAACCGATAATATCCCGTATTACCCACAAGAGAGGGGTATTTTCATCGGTAAGGTCAACAGAACGTTCTTCATTGTTGAGCTTGAATTCTAGGGTCATAACTTTTGTTTTGTTTAAGGCAGCTTTAATGGGGTATACTTTTCCCCTCTTGAATCGTTTGGCAGGGTATAAGATGATTTGGGGTTTCTTTTTTGCCGTGCTGTTGACCGGTAGGGATACGGTTCTTAAATATAGGGCTCCAAAGGCGAGTTATCAAAAAAATAAAACATTCTTATTGGAAAATGTTACGGAAAATAGCTTAAAGCACCATTTGTGCTGCCAGAAGTACGTTTGAGGCTATATGCCTAGGGTTGGCAATTTCTTTACCTTGTGATAGGTCAGTGCCGCCGTGATGCAATGGGTCAATATTTCGGTTGGGAGTTCGGCATCCAATTTAAAAACCAGGGCGCGTTTGCCCTCATAGTCCAGCGACTCGTTAAAGATTGCCTTAAAGGTTTCTACCAATCTGCTGGTACATTTAAAATAAAGGGCATATTGATCGGGCGATTTGGCTTTCCAATCCATGCGTAGCGTGCTGCCAATGGAGGTAAGGTAGCTCGGTTCGCCCCATTTTAGGGTTTCTTCCAAATGGGTGATGCCCTCAATGCCTTTGGCCGTGTCGATTACTAATTGCCGTAAGGCCAACATTTGGGGTCTTACCGAACTTGGGTAGGCGTCAAAAACAGCGGCTACTTCGGGGGCGGTTTTGAGTTGGAAGTCTGTCATAGATTGAACCTTTGGCCCCTAAATTACAATTTACAAAGCTAAAGCCTTCATTTTTGTGTGAAAATCAGAGATCTAACTTGGGTGTAAATAAGGTGTAAAACAAATTTGCCGACCAAGGGATTTCCTTGATCGGCAAAAACCTCGTTGGCACAGTTGAGGAGTATTTTGGTTTATTGGGCCGTGTAGGTAAAGGTGACTTTAGCCTGAACGACCTTGCCGTCTATGTCTTGTATGTTGAAGGTGTCGGTAAATGAAAACTCCGATGCGTCATCTTTAATGTTCAGTGAAATGTTCTGAACGATACAGGCTCCGACTAGGCTCAGTACTTCGCCGGTAAGTTTCCAGGTACCACTTAGAGTAGCCTTGTTGTCGCAATCTTCGGCGACATGACTCTGCTTGTAGGTGTAGGAGCGGTCACTGCCAAAGGTATAAGAGGCGTCTTTTTGGCAATCTTCGTACTGGGCAAAGAGGTCTTTTATGGGGTTGTCTTCTTCGTCATCGGTCAGGTCTACTTCCGTATCGGCCATCATACCGGTAAGAACCCAGTCCCCTTGCATTTTTTCCTCACTTGCGGCCAAGGCTCCCGTATAGTCTTCGGGGCATTCAATATCGTTGTCAGAGTTACATGCGGTAAACAGTGTGGTGACGACCGAAGCGGTAAGCGCAAAAAATAGGTTTCTTTTCATAAAATATAGATTATTGGTTCGTTAGCTAGATACTTGAAAAGTAAAAAGGTTGCGAGCTAGGATTGTTAAAAATGGAGAATACGATGGCGATCGACATACAATATCGGCTAGGGAGGCTAGGGTATCATTGCCTTTTGAAAAGACAAAATTCCACCGCTGAAGAAATGAAAAGCAAAGACCGGCAAGGCTTGGGCCGTCTTATTTTCGTTTAAAGAGGCTTATGACCTTACTTACCAGTTTAACGACGACCAAGACCACAAAACCTACGCCGAGGCCTACCAAGAATTCTTTGATAATGCTTGGAAGCTCGGGAAGGAGGTCGTGAAAGAAATGAATGTTATGGGCAAAAATACCTCCAGCGACCAACAAGAGTGCAATAGTACCGATTACCGATAAACTCTTGATGACCCATGGCAGGGCATTGACCAATAACCTACCGACGTAGTCGGAGAAACTATCGTCCCTTTCGTTAAGGTTGATGAGTCGTAGTCCGAATTCATCCATACGAACGATCAAGGCTACTATACCGTAAACCCCGATGGTAGCGATCAAGGCAATTAAGGATACTACGGGAAT is from Zobellia galactanivorans and encodes:
- a CDS encoding DUF5004 domain-containing protein, which encodes MKRNLFFALTASVVTTLFTACNSDNDIECPEDYTGALAASEEKMQGDWVLTGMMADTEVDLTDDEEDNPIKDLFAQYEDCQKDASYTFGSDRSYTYKQSHVAEDCDNKATLSGTWKLTGEVLSLVGACIVQNISLNIKDDASEFSFTDTFNIQDIDGKVVQAKVTFTYTAQ
- a CDS encoding (2Fe-2S)-binding protein, giving the protein MTLEFKLNNEERSVDLTDENTPLLWVIRDIIGLKGTKFRCGKGGLC
- a CDS encoding DUF1801 domain-containing protein, which codes for MTDFQLKTAPEVAAVFDAYPSSVRPQMLALRQLVIDTAKGIEGITHLEETLKWGEPSYLTSIGSTLRMDWKAKSPDQYALYFKCTSRLVETFKAIFNESLDYEGKRALVFKLDAELPTEILTHCITAALTYHKVKKLPTLGI
- a CDS encoding molybdopterin cofactor-binding domain-containing protein: MEKAGYVDQAVNGRAMGLAASIDSGTPCAQVAEVSIEDGKIKVHKVTCALDPGIAVNPDQVRAQCEGAIIMGISAGLHEQMYVENGSLQPTIYGPYEMALMKHAPKKIDVVLLQGRDRPGPVGEPPLGPIAAAVANAVFRLTGKRLLQLPLKLS